From the Cucumis sativus cultivar 9930 chromosome 5, Cucumber_9930_V3, whole genome shotgun sequence genome, the window GTCCAATGGTTAGGCTAACCCTTGCCACCGACCCTTTAAGTTTTGGCCCATGCAggcctctttttttttgtgaagatGAAATGCTTTTATAGGCAACTTTAGATGAAAAACTTCTATTCCTCCGATCTTGTCAGCGCCATCTTCAGTCCTATGAAGTCACATCACttcaactaccattcttgtcttctagtgaGCCTTCCTCCTGTGTTGACATGGTTCCTCACCTAGATATGTTTAATCGCCCAATGGGTTCCCCTTATGAGGCTCTTGCGCAAGGTGTTTCCTGTGATTCACTAGTTCATCTTTGCTCATTATCATGCATTTGGACATAATAATCATGTAAAACATGCATAACACCTATGTaatctatttttctaaatatttatctatttgCATAAGTTACGCATTCTGATCATATTCTTATGCGTTTtgacctcattattctaatagaAATGACTATGATAACATGTGTTTATGCACGTTATCAGTGCCTTCAACCTCTTCGTATGATTTTTGGTTAATCGTATGATTCACCAAGATCAATTGTTTTGCCCAaccactactacaaaaacagactctcttgatgtttttaaactgtcaagaatcactattcttgacgattttaaaaccgtcattGAAGCCAGTGTCAAGAAAGTCAAAGTTCTTAACGGTTAAtcaaacgtcaagaatagtgattcttgacagtttataaacgtcaagtatacaaatatttatgacAGTTAAGAACCGTCAAATGTATGAgtattcatgacatttaaaaaccatcaagaatataattgtttatgacatttgaaaaatgtcaagaatttacttgttaatgacattgaaaaaccgtcaagaatgtatttgtttatgacatttaaaaaacatcaagtatgcttcaattttttaaaaaaattataatttatttatacttttgttCATGTATTGTCCCTGTAATTCCTGTAGTGTGGTCCAACAATCTCGTAAATGTGCACGAAGACAATTCCAaactttaacatatattaacaTTCAACCATATATGTatcaacattttgaaaactttacATATTTGTTCGATAATGTCATATACAAAACACAATTTCTATCAACCCCAACCTAATATAATAatctcaaaattataaaatcaatcCAACTATGCTATTCCAAAAATCACAAGACTACAATTCTAGTTCAAGAAACACaatcttaattaaagaagCTTGAAACTCAATGACAACCTTGGAtgaatttgacttcaaatacaaacttagattccacaacctaaaccaaaataaaaaaaatgtatcaagtTAAAATGGGTTcacatagcaacattttatcaaatggttgCAAATaagcaaaaattaaaattcgcATATCGAATTGgcatctataaatatacaaactaaaaagtacctaAATATCAATTGTTTACCCAATAAGGCTAAGTAAGTATCCAACCTCTAATATGTTTTGCAATGAAAAAGGTTGCTAGGGCATTAATTTGGCCATATTGTGGAGGCAACCTCTTAGATGTCTTTGTGAGAggaaagaaataccaaaataagtatagactaagatagtatcaaataaagtcaaaattgaattttaaagctcAAAGTAAGATCCTACTctaatatctaaaaaaatcaatttcttgaCAACGGCGCCAAAAACTTACTAGATTTGGGGGTTTAATGTGGACTTAGTAGTTTTGCATGTGTATAGAGTAATAGCAATATGCCACAAAGAAGGTTCGTCATGCGTAAGATGTTCACCATATTTTTCTGTATTGCACGATTAATTCTATGCATAAGTCATGAGTCATGATCATAGCATGCATAATGCTCACTATGTACCTCTTCTTCGCGTAATAGTTAAGTCTGGTTGaatacaagtttttctactgCTTGCCCAAGTGCAAGCAAAATAGTAGGTTTACCTAGGTGATCTAGGGTCGAACATAAGGAATTGATTCAAGACATTAGTTCTAGGTTCTATTTAGTAGTTAGGCATTATGACaattaagttaaaagaatataaaaagaactaaagCTACTTGCAACTAGAGACGCAAACACAAGAGAATCTATTATGGCAAGATGGAAGGTTGAGTGAACTAACTTCTGTTAAGGAAGGTGGCAAAGGAAGGTCTCAAGCTATCAGGTGAATAAGCTATATGACCACCTCAATACAAAATAACTCATCAAGCTATCTTATGATTAAGGAGTGCTCCTCTCAAAGTCATTGAAAGCCACACTTGGTTTccttttgaaatctaaatgaCCATGACCAGCTAAGTGATTTATATCTAGAAATACTTATTTGTTCTACTTAGAGCGCTTCATGTTTAAGGACAATAACCCTCTCACTGTCTAAAGTTCACACTTATTCGTCCTTCGGGATATAAATGAAGGAAGTCCTCTCGCAAGGTTAAGTAAATTCTTTCTTACGTGTGCTAGTATCGTCCTTGCTACTTACCTTTTCGGGTAGTTGGTGGCATACACTAGTCAAGTGTGGAATGTAGCTTAGCTAACACACTaagtattataaataaatattacttaCCAAGAATACCTCATAAACCTAGACTACAAATATCATGAAGACAGATGAATAGTACAAGTATGGATCAAAAAAATGCGTGAGAATTTCGAAAATTGCATATTCAATTCAATGATGCATTGCATTAACTAATACattagttaaaatttagtgaaaattgagtaaactattttttttttttcttgagtgGATAGAAAAGTGTATGAGACTACATTGTATGGAAGAATGAAGGTCTTCGATCATTATACAATATAActaaatacaatataaaaaaataataaaatggtaaGAGGAAGACAATGAAATACAAGTCAAAAGGAATGGGGAAGGAACTCTTCTCCTCTCAAACTCTAAGCTTTCACGTTACAATCTGAtcgaaaaagatgaagaagtatTGTACACCGGTGGTGAGGTTAATCCTGACCACCAACTCTCTAGGTTTTGACCTGCAGGTCCCAATGGCCAATGCAAGCCCCATTTCTTTGGTGGGGATGAAGTACTTTTATAGGCAACTTTAGACAAGAAACTTATATTACTCTGATCTTCTTAGCACCGATTTCGGTCCTACGAAGTCACATCACTCCAACTACCCTTCTTGTTTTCTAGTGAGCTTTTCTCGTATGATAATGTGGTTCCTTGCCTTGATATGTTACTGGCCAGACGAGTTCCCCTTGCGTGACTTGTGCGCGAAATATCTTCTATAATTTGCTCATTTCGTCTTGCCTACTTATGTTACGTTTAAACATGGCAATCGCATAAAACATGCATGATACTTAtgtaagatatattttaaatacttatttatttacaacGTAAGTCACCACGTCAATGAGAATCGAAGTGCTATTTTTGGGCTATTTTGgactattttgatatttttgaaaattttaagggAAGTTTTGGATATTTTGTTGACCAATGGATTAAATAAGGACTAAATGTGGATTTTTCTAGGCAAGGAGACTTCGAAggaaatttcttatttaagatcaactaaaatattgtgagtaacaaaatgatttttaatgaCGATtctaaatatgatttacaagcTATCATTTAAATATGCTTTGAGATCATTATTGAGCTATACTGATTATGATATCTTAATTTGCAAGCATGTTTATGAAAGTCCTTGAGAATgcttaattaaaatgttttatcaAAGCATGCATTTATCCATGAAATTTGCAAGCAATGATTTATGAGTAAGTATGAGTTTAATGAGAATggtcttaaagaaaaaaccatgGTATTCTATATACCAAGTTCTCGATGGTCAATGTGCACAGTCTGGGGTATGGGACTTTGTCAACCACTTAGCTAGCTACTTCCGAAATTTGACAAGATAGTAAGACCAAAGTAGCTTTGCTATCTTGAACAAGATTTGGCAGGATAGTAAGACCAAATGTGGTCTACTATCTTTACCAACATTTGACAGGATAATAAGACCAAAGGTGCTATGTTATCTTGACCCATATTTCTTATgcaatatttctttttttttttcaaacggttatttggttcaagatcatgtaccaaagataaaatatctattttttttttcaaactgttatttagTTGTTTGAGATCATGtgtcaaatacaaaaaatcgTGAAAAATAATCGTTGGAATATTGGTAGCCAAATCGtacaaaaaaatagtcaaatctaaatgacaGTGTGCGccaaagaattttaaaaaaatcgtttagtttgaatagccaaatttaaacgatcaaatctaaataatcaaattcaaacgatcgtgtaccaaatataaacgatcgtgtaccaaatataaaatatcgtctatcaaatttaaacaattaaatctaaacaatcgtgtacgaaaaaattgtcaaatctaaacgatcgtgtacgaaaaataatcaaatctaaacgattgtatacgaaaaaatagtcaaatctaaacgattatttacaaaatatattatctgCACTAGGTGTCAATTGATCACGAGCCATTTTTAGTATTTCTCTTTGTGAACGTGTGgacttttttcgttttcaaaattattatatacaatcTAACTATTTTACGATTTtgttatgtattttaaaagatccctattataaatgtaatatttagtaaataaaaataaagttatgtAGTCCCCGTTCATAtgttacaaaatttcataaccTTCCATTGAAGTCCATCTTTAGCATACACTCTTTTCCATTCAATTCCATCATTAGCATACACCCTTCCATTGAATTCCATCTTCAGCATACACACTTATCCATTCAACTCCATCTTTAGCATACACTCTTCTTATAAATAGTGTTGTATGGTATCTTTGTAATAACACTACAATTTATTTCTCTAATTTGCTTCTTTCACTCTACTTAGAGTGGAATCTTAGTGCCATCTAGTCTTATGCactataccaaaattttattttaaatgtaatataataGCCTCATCACAACATTTCTTTCTTACATGAAAAGAACATAAATCTTAATCATCATCAATTTCACAAAACTGTAAAGCCAAcaaccaacaacaacaattgaTAATCCCAATGGTGTTAACTATACATAAAACCAACCAACATGAAAGACATCTAATtcctaaataaaatttatactcaTTCAACTGTCTATCTATCTTTTATACACAAAAAAGAACAGACCCATCCAAAATCAAACTGCCTAGAATTATTacccaaaaaacaaaataatgaaacacTGCCCAGCCCTATCAAACGGAAGTAAACTCTGCCTGGCTAGAGTGACGATGTTTCGCATGGTGTCGCCGCCCTCTTCCAAACGTTACAGGGTCGAACCTTTGGAGTCGTTTGGCTTCTTGAGGATCAAGAACACATTCTGCAGGGGGGATCTTGTATCTAAGATGATCATAGCAGTATGAGTATGTCATGTGCTTCCTCCTAAAACtctccatttttgttcttttagcCGTTGTGATGTTATTGGGGATGGAAGCTTCGGAGATCTGTGTAAGGTCACACTTGGGGAAGACTTGTTCAATCGGATCAACTGTGCAACCGTGCAATACGAATTCAGAGAACTCAGCAATATAGGGAGCATATTTGTAGTTTACTTTGTATTTGCCTCCATTGGTAGCCCAGCTTGATCCATCCCAAATTGTTGCATACAAAGTCATTGGTTTGGATGGAAACTCACCACCCATTGAAGCTGTTCTTTTAACCTCTCTTATAGGAACTTCATCCACATAAAATCTacacataaaagaaaagtggaaGGACTCATTTATATAAAAGTTCTTAAGCAATTCAACCTCATAATCTACGGACATACTAATAAAGACCAGTATGTTTTGATTCAAGGTATTGATAATGAATTAATGGGTCACAAAATGTGGAAGGTTTAAGTCCTATTATAATCCTTTTAACTTTCATGCTTATtctgattttttatttctttttttgagttttcaaacattatataattaataagattaatcattttagaaagaaaaaaaaaagaaacttaatgTGGATATTTGTGGCTCCTTTAATAGATGAGTATGCTTACGCGTAAACAGATGTTTGAAGTCACATGTAAAGGGTCTCAGTGGTAACCaattggtttttggtttttaggGTCAGAAAATTAAGCCTACAAAGATCCCAGCGCGACAATCCAAAGCCACCTCCAAGTTTATTTACTTTGTTATCTACTTTCtatatgaaaattcaaaaacctCGTCaggttttgaaaactaaaaaaaatggtttataaagagcttcttttttttttttaatttttggctAAGATCATTCAATTCTTCTActtgaaaagatgaaaaaacaTGGTAAGAATTTGAGAGAACAATTACAAtattcaaaaaccaaaaccaaaatggttaccaaacCGGCCAAGTAATCTACCTCTACCCATCCAGTTTCAAAACAAGTTCAAATTTAGGCTGacagaaaatgaataattttaaataatgtattcttttttacaaaGTAATTGTAGGACTAAAAGAGAACGTTTGAAGAATGAGCAGTAAAACAGAAATTTGAAagcttaaaacaaaataactaaaagcTTAGAAACATGGGAAACTCCAAATTTCATATAACTTTCTGAAAGAACTTTCCAAATAAACTATTCACACCCTCCTCTCCATGGCATCTGCAAAACATCATAACACAACAAAACATGGGATATTCCGAACTTAAGAacaaatgtaaaaagaaaaagaaacagcTTACATAATGCGAGAATCAGTCCAAAGAATGCTGTACTGATGGAAATCTTCAGCTGGATCAAACCAGAGACCATATCTTTCTTCTCTGCCAACATTCGTGCTCCCATTGCCGTAAATATTAGTCTGAACCCTCCATTCTTTACCTCTGATGTTCCctaaaaactcaaaatcaatCTCGTCGTGGTTGTTCTCGAACATATCGCCATTCGACATCTACCATCACAATTACGACATTGAGTTACTAATCTATGAGTTAAAAGGGATAATATTCttgctattttttctttagaaaaaatctGAATAAATGACCCAAAAAACTGAACCAAACCAACTAAAACTACAGGTCGAGTCCATACACAATTAAACTATAGTGCAAATTTCTAACCCCAACAACTAAAGGTATTTTTGGGTTGTGTCCTAGCCAAGAACATAGTAAACCCAAAATCATCTGGTTTGAAAATggtttataaatgtttttaagagaaattgtaaggtatgtttggattgactttCCAAGTGTTCATAAATGCAAAAATTCGTTAATAAATACTTAGAAAGGCAATCAACTTTACAAGAATGTACTCATAAAGTGGTTTTTAACTTTAAGCAATGTCTTAACCAGTTAAAGAAAGGCTTGGCCGCCCACTTagcaatttattttatgaccgTGTTTTTTATGGAAGTGTAGAGCAAAGCACAACAGTGACAGGTCAATAGACGCTTCCATACCATATTGCTTCTAAtgtaagaaaaacaatttgaactaaaaattttgcaaaatgaCTTTTAACTTGATGTctcaaaatatgtttttcaaacCCTTCGCTAGCTTTAACAAACCTTTCTTTATTCTTggtatttatatttcatactTGCATCCTGCACTCTATTCTTCCTTTAGCTCTCGCTCCCTAATTTTTCCTCGTGCTCTTGCTCCTTGAGCTACCTCTTGCACTTGCTCTCTATGTTCCCCTCTTAGCTCTTTCTCTGCTCCATTTATTCTCTCTCCCGCTGTCACTCCCACTTTTCCATTAAGCTCTCACTCACTCCCTATTATCTCCCTTGCGCTCTCACCCTCTGACGGAAACTTCCAATCAAGTCCCCATTGCGTTAGAAGTGGGAGCAAGAGAGAAAATAGGAGCAAGAGTTCCATAACAAtaatggaaaaataataataataactatgaAAAAAGGTTTGTTGATGCTAACAAAAGGTTAAAAACTTTACAAATCTCATTCAGACTTTTAGGTCccataaaaaattgtttttttgaaaaagaaaagcccTGCttaaaactaagttttaaaagcACTCCCACGTAAACACGCCGTATTAAAAAGGCACAGCTGTGTTTAGAGATTCCTTTAACCTTTTAACACAATCCTAAACCTTAAAACCCCTACTACTACtaccacacacacacacacacaaaagcAGAGTAAAAGAATCCagaacaaaatcaaatgaaaagagagtaactaaaaatttaaaatcgtCATCCGATTATCAGAAACTCATggactaaaaaaaaaacaaagaaaagaaggagtATTAGTAAGAGATTAAAGAGACAAGAGTTCAAAGCATTTCCCAAAAAACCAACGAATACCACAATCCTACTCACATAAAAAGCAACCACAACACCAGCAGTATAATCAGCAGGCAATTTAATGGAAGCACTAAAGAATCCATGAAGATAGAGATCCTGAGAGAGAAATCCAGCCcctgaaaacaaaaaccaaaatagaaagaaaaaaaaaataagaaaaagagaaaaacaaaagggttaagataaatatgtaatggaagaaaaaaggattgGAAGAGAGGACCTGTTCGTTCATCTAAATGAAGATGAACAGATTTTCCATGGTTGAGAAGGAGGAGATTGGCATCGCCGAACAAGTGATTATAGGCTTCATGGAAGGAAAGGATTGGGAGATttgaaggagaaggagaaggagaagaaaagggaaggaggaggagaaaagagaggaaggtgaaagaagagaaacccATTCGGCGATTGTGCGaaagagaagaggaaaaaaatggtggagaaaaggaagaagaaagaagcgGCTTTATGAATGAGTAAGTGGAAGGAGGAGAGCACCGTTGGAAGGACACATTTTTTTGGCTCCTTTAAgagattctttttcttttcttttccttttagtttaacttttttttttaattcttccatctgtactttttattgtttttagaatattaCGTGGGGATTTGAATTAACATGTGTTTTGGAAAGTTCAAACTTGTATTAAACATCCACCCATTTTTCTATTGGTTGCCTTCCTTTTTActctcattttttaattcacatttccttatatttataaataaatttatagtatcaaataatgtttaattgaaATCATATTTTGTTCCTTCCATATCTCatctttactattttaattgtattaaaaaaaatatagcttCAAATAGTaaacaatatttacaaataaatgaTACTTAGGTTGTACACATTTTCATGtatcaaaacattaaaagaattCATAACTGTTagatactaaaaaaataaaaattaatagtgTAGATTAGTACACACATCTACCATGAATGATACTTAGTTGTCTAAATTATTGCACCTATATTGCAACTCAACTAGTGAAGGAGGGgacaatatattttcaatcaaaataagaaagattttaaattttatatcttgtaatttttctcatatatttGCTGGTGTACAATATCCGTAGCTACTCACATTGTTCTTCTAATTATAGTAGAAGAATCAAGAGAGTAGTAACTTTTTTAGATCATGGTACTATGGTgacattaatttattttccttaaGAAAAACTATATGTTTGATCTAAAGAAAACCAAGTTAATTATTagtctaaataaataataatgatgagaAGATgagggaaaaaggaaaagaaaaaagaagaagaaaaaaacaatgattccTAAAATTAGATGATTGATATTTAATAGTGAGAGTAATTTGTAGagtgaaaatggaaaagattGTAATGTTGGGTTATAGTTTTGGGAGGTGTGAGTCTATGTAATAGGTGACTTTTTGAGGTGTGAGACAGAAGGCCATCACACTTGTTCaactataaaacaaaatatcattacAATACCTTCTATctgtttttcatatttatttctcTTGGAATTTTGTATGCAACCTTTAtcttaatataattttaatgcatattgtttccttttctaaaaaaattactcatattttcattttagttctaccaatttaatatttcatgtttacttatttttctatttcgaTTGCTCACATCAACTTGTTATATTCACTATAATGAACAtatacttataaataaaaataacacaaatcatataattaagtaatcaaattatttgtaaagTAATCATTCTACAATCCTTCtagattttagaaaatatttataatttatcgcaaattttatcatttaaatttaaatattttaatttattttactatttttaaaaatattctcataaaaaattgtttaattaaaatttatttaattaataaaagtaataagtgcatttaatttttgaatcatctaaatttaaagtaaaattaataaaaatgtgaaagcCTATAAAGCCTTTGTATAATATGTTATAAAATGTCACTTtcaatcttttgttttattttgatctttatatatatttttattttaatttatttgatttgttgtgttcatatatatagtttcaataaatataaaattagttaGAGATTTTCTTAATTGATAAGAGATACTCATAATGTGTAATTGTAGTGagaaaaatcaaccaaatgtgataggaaacaaatttaagatggatttgaaagtagaaaattaaaattattaattaaataaaaaaaaatagaacaaaaaatgaaatatagaatTGAGGGTAAGGGTTAGAAAAAGCAaacttttccaaaatttattaattagtcAAAAAGGATAAAGTCActctaaaaattaataatataattcattcTTATTTCCAAATGGTTCACTTTATTCCAGACTACTTTCAATTCAAAGCTtgagaatcaaaatattttataatattataattatatcaccaaaatattttaatccaCTAATCatataaaagtgaaaataatgattaaaaattcttcaaaataaatgcTAATAATGATTGCCAACACTTTTGGATACTTAAACATAATGAATCCCTATTTCATTTTGTCAATAATCAAAATGGTCAAAATGGATATAAAATTTCCAACAAATTATGCAAAGCTTGaactttattattactattattattatggaagctaaataagtaaataatgaAGTTTAAAATTTCGTTTTAGTGTCATTAAAATGACTCATCATAATTGATATATGCACATTAAAACTTAGCAATAGTTTATATGCTATGAATTTGTTTAACTAAGCTAAAgataataattgataattgtttttaacttttagaaaattatgtatataaaccctatttttattcataaattttaattaaaaaccagAAAATTCacgtaaatttaaaaagacaaattagataatatgaaatttggcacTTATGGCGCTGATAGTAATAAAGATAACGATCTCATAACAGTCATAGGGTAATCAAATAGCGATCACAAACTAATTTAAGTTCGGTACTTAATCTCCaactaaaatatgaaataagaaaaatcaaatcataccCATATCGATGAATTACACTTCCCAATCTCTTCAAAACCTAGCAAAATCACCTCAATGAAATTGAACACCAACGATAATTTAAGCATACTCGTGAAAAGATAAGGCATGaattatgaatataataattttttggaaaaataaaaattaggcCTTATGGgtaaattaaatcattaaaatgaattgaaatttgattgtGACGTGATTGTTGCTACTAGatgattttcatttgattttgacTGATGTTTATTACGATATGATATACTAATTTCTAATGATATTGATTGTTGTCTAATTAATGTcttatttgtatttgatattgattgttattttataacatactaaatttgttatttaatagtTGTTTGATTGCTATTTATTACTGATTGTGTTCTAATAGTATCAATTTCTATCTAATTGTTGTTTGATTATGATCTAATATTAGTTGTTAACTATACAAATTGTTGTATGATAAT encodes:
- the LOC101211009 gene encoding probable xyloglucan endotransglucosylase/hydrolase protein 28 yields the protein MGFSSFTFLSFLLLLPFSSPSPSPSNLPILSFHEAYNHLFGDANLLLLNHGKSVHLHLDERTGAGFLSQDLYLHGFFSASIKLPADYTAGVVVAFYMSNGDMFENNHDEIDFEFLGNIRGKEWRVQTNIYGNGSTNVGREERYGLWFDPAEDFHQYSILWTDSRIIFYVDEVPIREVKRTASMGGEFPSKPMTLYATIWDGSSWATNGGKYKVNYKYAPYIAEFSEFVLHGCTVDPIEQVFPKCDLTQISEASIPNNITTAKRTKMESFRRKHMTYSYCYDHLRYKIPPAECVLDPQEAKRLQRFDPVTFGRGRRHHAKHRHSSQAEFTSV